Proteins from one Sphingopyxis terrae subsp. terrae NBRC 15098 genomic window:
- a CDS encoding SDR family NAD(P)-dependent oxidoreductase, which translates to MHANFTFDLTGRTALVTGASSGIGRRFATLLARSGARVIAAARRTERLDELWADIRKSGGEAIAIGYGRGRRRLHHCRL; encoded by the coding sequence ATGCATGCAAATTTCACTTTCGATCTGACCGGCCGGACTGCCCTGGTGACCGGCGCGTCGTCAGGGATCGGGCGCCGCTTTGCGACCTTGCTTGCCCGATCGGGCGCACGGGTGATTGCGGCCGCCCGGCGAACCGAACGACTTGACGAACTTTGGGCGGATATTCGCAAGTCAGGGGGCGAGGCAATCGCGATCGGGTATGGACGTGGCCGACGAAGACTCCACCATTGCCGCTTATGA
- a CDS encoding 2Fe-2S iron-sulfur cluster-binding protein — protein sequence MPEIIIVLRDGSYRIIDTDPEYSLMEAIRDAGVDEMLAMCGGCCSCATCHVYIEESGGDLSEPSADEDDLLDSTGCRTSQSRLACQVRLAESTIKRARIAPED from the coding sequence ATGCCAGAGATTATCATCGTCCTGCGCGACGGCAGCTATCGGATCATCGACACCGATCCCGAATATTCGCTGATGGAAGCCATTCGCGATGCCGGCGTCGATGAAATGCTCGCGATGTGCGGCGGCTGCTGCTCATGCGCGACCTGCCATGTCTATATCGAAGAGTCCGGAGGCGATTTGTCCGAGCCGTCGGCGGACGAGGACGACCTCCTCGATTCGACCGGTTGTCGAACAAGCCAGTCGCGCCTCGCGTGCCAGGTCCGGCTGGCCGAATCGACCATCAAGCGCGCACGCATCGCTCCCGAAGATTGA
- a CDS encoding phosphotransferase: MEPRQEDQARLEGWLVSVGGEHGAGTAAVRDGFAFDEAALRDWLVLHVDGFSGPLSIERFKGGQSNPTYRLCTPCAYYVLRRKPPGPLLPGAHAIEREVRVLTALKAAGFPVPHIFALCEEPTVIGTPFYIMEMVEGRIFWDATFPSVPHAERSAYFDAMNETISRLHAIDQLAVGLGDYGKPGDYFARQIGRWSKPYLADDLAGRDPNMDYMLEWLPAHLPESNATAIVHGDFRCDNMIFHPTEPQIVAVLDWELSTLGHPLADFAYHAMMYRMPPHIVAGLAGADLEALGIPSEARYVGDYCRRTGMPDTDYAFAIAFNFFRLAAIFHGIKGRAIRGTASSAEAHERARAFPDLAALAVAQTRPGRDPLSA; this comes from the coding sequence ATGGAGCCTCGCCAAGAAGATCAAGCGCGACTGGAAGGCTGGCTTGTGAGTGTGGGAGGCGAGCACGGGGCGGGCACGGCGGCTGTGCGCGACGGTTTCGCCTTCGACGAAGCGGCCTTGCGCGACTGGCTGGTTTTGCATGTCGACGGTTTTTCGGGGCCGCTCAGTATAGAGCGTTTCAAAGGCGGTCAGTCCAACCCTACCTACAGGCTCTGCACGCCGTGCGCGTATTATGTGCTCCGGCGGAAGCCGCCGGGGCCGCTGCTCCCTGGCGCTCACGCCATCGAACGCGAAGTTCGCGTACTGACGGCGCTCAAGGCGGCCGGCTTTCCCGTGCCGCATATCTTCGCGTTATGCGAGGAGCCGACTGTTATCGGGACGCCCTTCTATATCATGGAAATGGTCGAGGGCCGGATCTTCTGGGACGCGACATTCCCGTCTGTTCCGCATGCAGAACGGTCCGCCTATTTCGATGCGATGAATGAGACAATTTCCCGGCTTCACGCGATCGATCAATTAGCGGTGGGACTCGGCGATTACGGCAAACCCGGCGACTATTTCGCACGGCAGATCGGTCGCTGGTCCAAACCATATCTCGCCGACGATCTCGCCGGGCGCGATCCGAATATGGACTATATGCTCGAGTGGCTTCCGGCGCATCTTCCGGAAAGTAATGCAACGGCCATCGTCCATGGCGACTTCCGATGCGACAATATGATCTTCCACCCGACCGAACCGCAGATCGTGGCAGTTCTCGACTGGGAATTGTCTACGCTCGGCCATCCCTTGGCCGATTTTGCCTATCATGCGATGATGTACCGGATGCCGCCGCACATCGTGGCAGGGCTTGCGGGTGCCGATCTAGAGGCGCTCGGCATTCCGTCCGAAGCCCGGTATGTTGGCGATTATTGCCGCAGAACCGGCATGCCCGACACCGACTATGCGTTCGCCATCGCGTTCAACTTCTTCCGCCTTGCTGCGATCTTCCACGGGATCAAGGGGCGGGCCATCCGGGGCACCGCCTCGTCGGCAGAAGCGCATGAGCGCGCGCGGGCCTTTCCCGACCTCGCTGCCCTAGCGGTCGCGCAGACGCGGCCCGGACGCGACCCATTGTCAGCCTGA